The Lates calcarifer isolate ASB-BC8 linkage group LG6, TLL_Latcal_v3, whole genome shotgun sequence genome includes a region encoding these proteins:
- the LOC108877936 gene encoding LOW QUALITY PROTEIN: adenosine receptor A3-like (The sequence of the model RefSeq protein was modified relative to this genomic sequence to represent the inferred CDS: deleted 1 base in 1 codon), whose product MAEWSWVVYTVLEVLIAVACCLGNVLVVCAVCVGIRDSLREPTFCFLVSLAVADFLVGVAAVPLAVILDGWVSLTSDLCLLLSCVVLVLTQASVLSLLAIAVDRYLRLHIPLRYKTLATQRRTWFSVSVCWILSCLLGFTPLFGWHNYSSLTSVSTNTSSSTITSPPCTFLSVISLPFMVYFNFLGCVMAPLLVMMLLYARIFWSLQGRLKESCPQAQASLLREKRLACSLALVLILFASCWIPLHLMNCLLLFHGPQAVTQGTLYTGILLSHSNSAINPVVYAYRIPKIQQAYGQIWRRILLKLNCCHGDKRVRRSITSNRASHTEVCESRGKTTP is encoded by the exons ATGGCCGAATGGAGTTGGGTGGTTTACACGGTGCTCGAGGTGCTGATTGCTGTGGCCTGCTGCCTTGGCAACGTGTTGGTGGTGTGTGCGGTGTGTGTTGGTATCCGGGATTCCCTTCGGGAGCCAACTTTCTGCTTCCTGGTTTCCTTGGCGGTGGCTGACTTCCTCGTGGGCGTGGCTGCTGTTCCCCTGGCTGTAATTTTGGATGGCTGGGtgagtctgacctctgacctgtgccTGCTTCTCAGCTGCGTCGTGCTCGTGCTGACGCAGGCCTCTGTGCTGTCGCTGTTGGCTATCGCTGTGGACCGATACCTGCGGTTACACATTCCACTCAG ATACAAAACACTGGCCACACAAAGGCGCACAtggttttctgtgtctgtgtgctggaTACTTTCCTGTCTGCTGGGGTTCACCCCTCTGTTTGGCTGGCACAACTACTCCTCTCTAACATCTGTTTCCACCAACACATCATCCTCTACTATCACCTCTCCACCATGCACCTTCCTCTCTGTTATTTCCCTCCCCTTCATGGTCTACTTCAACTTCCTGGGATGTGTCATGGCGCCCCTGCTGGTCATGATGCTCCTCTACGCTCGAATCTTCTGGAGCCTGCAAGGTCGCCTAAAAGAGAGCTGTCCTCAAGCCCAGGCCTCTCTGCTCAGGGAGAAGAGGCTGGCCTGCTCCCTGGCTCTGGTTCTCATTCTGTTTGCCAGCTGCTGGATTCCTCTGCACCTGATgaactgtctgctgctgtttcacgGTCCTCAAGCTGTCACACAAGGGACACTCTATACAG GTATTCTCCTATCTCAT TCCAACTCAGCCATCAACCCTGTGGTCTACGCCTACCGCATCCCAAAGATCCAGCAGGCCTACGGTCAAATTTGGAGACGAATTCTGCTGAAGCTAAACTGTTGCCATGGGGACAAGCGAGTTCGGCGATCAATAACAAGCAACCGAGCCAGTCACACAGAGGTGTGTGAATCAAGAGGGAAGACAACGCCCTAA
- the LOC108877937 gene encoding uncharacterized protein LOC108877937 produces MLAQMETMAYVTEIRLSGGRGAWSGVAPSSCPEVDLEVIEEYLQEHSLEVQPAHTPVSPPSTVGQQTHTHPHQGARIIENNWSGQHAYEWHCDSHTRNKEYEEQAPPPAWPSHHDNQWEHIAYSYGGPAYIDSDSQSSSSQYQEYQDSPSPSSDRGGRMDRDSLPLAPLSVGKRKERLFQFLFEMLQTPSMRSCIWWVQSSSWHLSVLFPKQGAPGAAVGTAKGESQDHDLPEDGASTEELLPHRRDSEGEEEAHVSL; encoded by the exons ATGTTGGCACAAATGGAGACG atgGCCTATGTGACTGAGATCAGGCTGAGTGGAGGTCGGGGGGCCTGGAGCGGAGTggctccctcctcctgccccGAGGTAGACCTGGAGGTCATCGAGGAGTATCTGCAGGAGCACTCGCTGGAGGTCCAGCCCGCTCACACGCCCGTGTCTCCTCCGAGCACTGTGGGGCAgcagacgcacacacacccccaccagGGCGCCAGGATCATAG AGAATAACTGGTCAGGTCAGCATGCATATGAGTGGCACTGTGACTCTCACACTCGAAACAAGGAATATGAAGAGCAAGCCCCACCTCCAGCCTGGCCTagtcaccatgacaaccaaTGG gaaCACATTGCTTATTCCTATGGAGGACCTGCATACATTGACTCAGATTCCCAGTCCAGTAGCTCCCAGTACCAGGAATACCAAGATTCACCATCACCATCGTCTGACAGGGGAGGCAGGATGGACAGAGACTCCCTGCCTCTTGCCCCATTGTCAg taggaaagaggaaagagcgGTTGTTCCAGTTCCTGTTTGAGATGCTCCAGACGCCATCGATGCGAAGCTGTATCTGGTGGGTCCAGTCCTCCTCCTGGCACCTTTCAGTTCTCTTCCCAAAACAAGGAGCGCCTGGCGCAGCTGTGGGGACGGCGAAAGGGGAATCGCAAGACCATGACCTACCAGAAGATGGCGCGAGCACTGAGGAACTACTCCCGCACCGGCGAGATTCAGAAGGTGAAGAGGAAGCTCACGTATCGCTTTGA